The Methanolacinia petrolearia DSM 11571 genome has a segment encoding these proteins:
- a CDS encoding FAD-dependent oxidoreductase — MITVIGGGPAGRLASIHLALGGREVVLIDKRKELGGQCLHKGCMVICALNDIARSLEDCRNLKELGVFDTVPATDYSLALKGMKKTQEKIAKVLDKETRDCGVDVVTGEVSVNGKEYTLDGEKTKPDSLIIATGSIPAIPRVEGIGLPGVYNPHTITEHGILPEKLAIIGGGVVAAEYGYIFSSLGVETEIISRSSFLRGKPGHLVKAAKKELESVNIRENSALKRITGEENVTGADIIQKGVKLHTEADMILIATGLSPNSGMISGIKKGSMGEITVNERMETDIPGVYAAGDVTGPPFLTPVARLEGIIAADNILGKKVRSIPACIPRSIKLRYEHSFFETDNENRTEISIPAPAGPGSFWYVHKSHTGRTMISTEAGKDNINGMYLGSPGSGPALAQMAYNISKSAETPDFSEYLEIHPSTDGIPYLIKYMNQLKESRQ; from the coding sequence ATGATAACCGTAATAGGAGGAGGGCCCGCAGGGAGGCTGGCATCGATCCATCTTGCCCTCGGTGGTAGAGAAGTAGTTCTTATCGATAAAAGAAAAGAGCTGGGGGGGCAGTGCCTCCATAAAGGATGCATGGTTATCTGTGCACTCAATGATATCGCACGATCTCTTGAAGACTGCAGAAATTTAAAGGAACTTGGTGTTTTTGATACCGTCCCCGCGACCGACTACTCCCTTGCGTTAAAAGGAATGAAGAAGACGCAGGAGAAAATTGCAAAAGTGCTGGATAAAGAGACCCGTGATTGCGGTGTTGATGTAGTCACCGGCGAGGTTTCTGTTAACGGAAAGGAGTATACCCTCGACGGGGAGAAAACGAAGCCTGACAGCCTGATCATTGCGACAGGTTCAATCCCTGCAATCCCACGGGTTGAGGGAATAGGTCTTCCCGGGGTATACAATCCTCATACGATAACTGAACATGGCATTCTGCCCGAAAAGCTTGCAATTATTGGAGGAGGAGTCGTAGCGGCAGAATACGGCTACATATTCTCCTCACTGGGGGTAGAGACAGAGATAATATCCAGAAGCTCGTTTTTGAGAGGAAAACCTGGACATCTTGTAAAAGCCGCAAAAAAGGAGCTTGAATCAGTAAATATCAGGGAAAACTCCGCCCTGAAACGGATTACCGGAGAAGAAAACGTTACAGGGGCCGATATAATTCAGAAAGGGGTTAAACTGCATACAGAAGCGGATATGATCCTTATTGCAACAGGACTTTCACCGAACAGCGGAATGATCTCAGGCATCAAAAAAGGTAGCATGGGAGAGATAACCGTCAATGAAAGAATGGAAACAGACATTCCCGGGGTGTATGCCGCAGGAGATGTTACAGGCCCACCATTCCTGACTCCTGTTGCAAGACTTGAAGGTATAATCGCTGCAGACAATATACTCGGTAAAAAGGTGCGGAGTATTCCCGCATGCATACCCCGGTCAATAAAACTCCGCTATGAACATTCATTCTTTGAAACGGATAACGAAAACAGAACCGAGATCAGCATTCCGGCACCTGCAGGTCCGGGTTCCTTCTGGTATGTGCACAAGAGTCATACAGGAAGAACGATGATATCAACAGAAGCAGGAAAGGATAATATTAACGGGATGTACCTCGGTTCCCCCGGGTCCGGACCCGCTCTTGCGCAAATGGCATACAATATCTCTAAATCTGCTGAAACCCCTGATTTTTCAGAATATCTCGAGATCCATCCATCCACAGACGGAATACCTTACCTCATAAAATATATGAATCAGCTGAAGGAGAGTAGGCAATAA
- a CDS encoding sensor histidine kinase, with product MSTIFNWDTDNKSTFNLYFSLIVVLVLFLIMEITYQMLFEETLVVVSHIFYFPIILCSFFLQKRGVIISTFIAMIYLIIINYLIPGMSEIVSSTMQFYVYISLSVTVSLISEKIRQDRKKFSSIFNYSESGIGLYNAKTGELVDKNKKLLKLMENWTILDNLKKIEEACTTKHEDGFIEKIDEDSSVHDFEIAFNREDGKEYHAIVNASKIPGDFAVLTISEITEIRSYQKEIAALNRDLSDANEKANMYLDILIHDINNANAASLGYGELIKEGIPEDDEIYYDKMMTSIRHSSNIINNVARIRDIHSSSFKAVPTGLNKVIESAVSEFADLNVDSTVPELRIMGGPLLTDVFSIILENSSVYGGENVQISIRTDEDKEYAYISVEDNGPGISDLKKERLFKRFQPGGDGRRGRGLGLSVCWYIMNKYGGYIGVSDRIEGKPESGTVITIKLKKADQNEI from the coding sequence GTGAGCACAATTTTTAATTGGGACACTGATAATAAGAGCACATTCAACCTGTATTTCTCATTAATTGTAGTATTAGTGCTTTTTCTTATAATGGAGATAACATACCAGATGCTCTTTGAAGAGACACTGGTGGTTGTCTCCCATATATTCTATTTCCCGATTATTTTATGCTCATTCTTCCTTCAAAAACGCGGCGTAATAATATCCACGTTTATTGCAATGATATACCTGATAATCATCAATTACCTGATTCCGGGTATGTCCGAGATCGTATCCTCAACGATGCAGTTCTATGTTTATATCAGCCTTTCAGTCACCGTATCCCTGATCTCGGAAAAAATCAGGCAGGACAGGAAAAAATTCAGCAGCATATTCAACTATTCCGAGAGTGGCATCGGACTTTACAATGCAAAGACAGGAGAACTGGTTGACAAAAATAAAAAGCTCCTGAAACTGATGGAGAACTGGACCATTCTGGACAACCTGAAAAAAATAGAGGAGGCATGTACAACAAAACACGAAGACGGATTTATTGAAAAAATAGATGAGGATTCTTCTGTACATGATTTTGAGATAGCATTTAACAGAGAAGACGGGAAGGAATATCACGCAATCGTCAATGCATCAAAGATACCGGGTGATTTCGCCGTTCTTACAATAAGCGAAATAACGGAGATCAGATCCTACCAGAAAGAGATTGCAGCACTGAACAGGGATCTTTCAGATGCAAACGAAAAGGCGAATATGTACCTCGATATACTCATTCATGATATAAACAATGCAAATGCCGCCTCGCTCGGATATGGAGAACTGATCAAGGAAGGAATTCCCGAAGACGACGAGATCTATTACGATAAGATGATGACAAGCATCAGGCACAGCAGCAACATAATTAACAATGTTGCAAGGATACGGGATATTCACAGCAGCAGTTTCAAAGCTGTACCAACGGGTCTCAATAAAGTGATCGAATCCGCAGTGTCCGAATTTGCAGATCTAAATGTAGATTCCACAGTGCCTGAACTCAGGATAATGGGGGGACCGCTCCTTACAGATGTTTTTTCCATTATTCTCGAAAATTCATCGGTTTACGGAGGAGAAAATGTTCAAATATCTATCAGGACGGATGAAGACAAAGAATATGCATATATTTCTGTTGAGGATAACGGCCCGGGCATATCTGATTTGAAAAAGGAGAGGCTTTTCAAAAGATTCCAGCCGGGCGGAGACGGAAGGAGGGGCAGGGGTCTCGGACTTTCCGTGTGCTGGTACATCATGAATAAATACGGCGGATACATCGGCGTATCGGACAGAATCGAAGGTAAACCGGAGTCAGGTACGGTTATCACGATTAAACTTAAAAAAGCAGATCAGAATGAAATTTAA
- a CDS encoding PAS domain-containing protein yields the protein MSLREISEAISMNRVTVARHLDVLMASGRVEMVPFGQAKVFYLSQRVPVASLINCLSDVILVVDDRMKIRQFNTAFLKLFGETAEDYYGLPVHDVFLSDDNGNHSFESLDMALRGKYMTEDIAINRGDEKICLKVDMYPCIFENGERSVSLVMTDVSFRKKSEEFLRINTEMIRKMSAEFSSDEILILGAETAKNVLNADAAAIFLNNDADTFSNHYCTGNGERFGSDFNEIWGRNEFNNQILNGNPVYYSYAGTEACGETRGAPGLSGPGSFLSYPLLRKGIVAGFIAVFSKKPDIPEIERNELELISCQISYALSKETFGKYCEKEL from the coding sequence ATGTCCTTAAGGGAGATCTCGGAAGCAATAAGTATGAACCGGGTGACCGTTGCAAGACATCTTGATGTCTTGATGGCTTCCGGAAGAGTTGAAATGGTTCCGTTCGGACAGGCCAAGGTATTTTATCTCTCGCAAAGAGTGCCTGTAGCTTCGCTTATTAATTGTCTTTCGGATGTCATCCTGGTCGTTGATGACAGGATGAAGATACGTCAGTTCAATACGGCATTTCTTAAACTCTTCGGAGAGACGGCTGAAGATTATTACGGTCTGCCGGTCCATGATGTTTTTCTTTCGGATGACAACGGAAACCACTCTTTCGAATCGCTGGATATGGCTCTGAGGGGTAAATATATGACTGAGGATATTGCCATTAACCGTGGAGATGAAAAAATTTGTCTTAAAGTGGATATGTATCCGTGCATCTTCGAGAACGGAGAACGTTCGGTGTCTCTGGTGATGACCGATGTATCCTTTCGGAAAAAGAGTGAAGAATTTTTAAGGATAAATACCGAAATGATACGGAAAATGTCAGCTGAATTTTCATCTGACGAGATCCTTATTCTGGGTGCAGAGACGGCAAAAAATGTTCTGAATGCTGATGCGGCTGCTATATTCCTTAATAATGACGCAGACACGTTTTCAAATCACTACTGTACAGGAAATGGTGAGAGGTTTGGAAGCGATTTTAATGAGATATGGGGGAGAAATGAATTTAATAATCAGATTCTCAATGGTAATCCAGTATATTATTCATATGCCGGGACTGAAGCCTGTGGTGAAACTAGGGGTGCGCCCGGTTTATCCGGTCCGGGTTCTTTTTTGTCATATCCCCTTCTCAGGAAAGGGATTGTAGCAGGTTTTATTGCGGTATTCTCAAAAAAACCCGATATTCCGGAAATTGAGAGGAATGAGCTCGAGCTGATCTCCTGCCAGATCTCATATGCATTAAGTAAAGAGACGTTCGGGAAGTATTGTGAAAAGGAATTATAA
- a CDS encoding tetratricopeptide repeat protein, translating to MAFLDKLKGQSDNPNPWIDKATTHFEQGKYHEAVKEFEKAIEIDPENSGICYLMGRSLMYLSKYQDAERYLKRAVAASPENILAWQALGNSLYESGDYQGALQCFDAILKADPSIKDILNKKVDLLELQGNYEQAAETCLKLLEIEPANIRIKERFGILCMRGSDWGRALEAFSGVISADQANTRSMVYTGEILEIIGKNEEALEIYETALKHDPSCIPALYNRAYLLEKVGRYSEAAEAFREINTNNPNDLIAAFRRATDLFWTGAYGECAHTIEMILKKTPDDIKAWQMMGVALELLGEYERAVACYDNVLKAAPAHSETWYHRGICLSGLGRYTEALNCYEHVTEQTGGTGVSWINNNVDLSLFDKDTAETQKGTKASIKKTNLLQMKGDAYMHLGRFHDAYDCYSKILETHPENIAVWRNISECLIRTGESQRVAEALRKVLEAFPNDQGALEKKGIAHLNTGEYEKALECFDAILNEDETNILVWEMRAELLAGMGMAEEALQSLDQILAISPGDQKSLLKKAEILYAMSLPEEAAACLEPIINSGKINLVAWKCYISILETTGRLEEALSAIAELESAGLEEIGLKTQKARILANIGDIEGSAREYEEIIGAHPEQSGLALILGHELEILGRHEEAAAAFEHFVRANREDAGGWREFGRSLGKIGEYVKAAKSFEKAAAFRPEDKGILFDQAMLLLEIGEYKQSADIFDALRGNDPENPAVRRGRAFALAGAKKYSAAKEAFEEYFEKAKESSDNEARKALAEVCEKTGDFDLAAGNYAAVLEENKEDIDTWLRLTNLLRYMSRYEDVIEATDNIAEFEPENIPALKIRGDVLYRLGRYEQASETFQKVLELDDSNRLCRMMFAESLIESGRYKEGLQQFGIALEGSETDPESYYQCAVAQVHMGGYEKAIKFANRVLEKVPNLTGAILLKAHASERMGQFEEALELYEEALRIDSKNHGLWSARGMLLISLGKYNDAGKSFEKALEYGSEDPSAWYGKAVALEQLGKHDSAIEALNKVLEIKPDDSAAVYKKGICLTNLGKYAEASECFEVAFRKERKQKFED from the coding sequence ATGGCATTCTTGGATAAATTAAAAGGACAAAGTGATAATCCGAATCCTTGGATCGACAAGGCGACAACCCATTTCGAACAGGGGAAATATCACGAGGCGGTAAAAGAATTTGAAAAGGCAATAGAGATAGATCCCGAGAACAGCGGGATCTGCTATCTTATGGGAAGGTCACTGATGTATCTTTCAAAATACCAGGATGCAGAAAGATACCTCAAACGTGCAGTAGCGGCTTCCCCGGAAAACATCCTTGCCTGGCAGGCACTTGGAAATTCTCTCTATGAATCCGGCGATTACCAGGGGGCTCTTCAATGCTTTGATGCAATACTGAAAGCAGATCCTTCAATAAAAGATATTTTAAATAAAAAAGTGGATCTGCTCGAGCTGCAGGGAAATTACGAACAGGCTGCAGAAACATGCCTTAAACTGCTGGAAATTGAACCTGCAAATATCCGCATAAAGGAAAGATTCGGCATATTATGTATGAGAGGCTCGGACTGGGGGAGAGCACTTGAAGCATTCTCAGGAGTCATAAGCGCCGATCAGGCAAATACACGCTCAATGGTATATACGGGCGAGATACTCGAAATCATCGGGAAAAATGAAGAAGCGCTTGAAATATACGAAACTGCATTGAAGCATGACCCCTCCTGCATCCCTGCACTGTACAACAGAGCGTATCTCCTGGAAAAAGTTGGCAGATATTCAGAAGCAGCCGAAGCATTCAGGGAGATAAACACAAACAACCCCAACGATCTAATCGCTGCCTTCAGGAGGGCGACAGATCTTTTCTGGACAGGTGCATATGGTGAATGTGCCCACACAATTGAGATGATACTCAAAAAGACACCTGATGACATAAAAGCATGGCAAATGATGGGCGTCGCACTCGAACTGCTCGGCGAGTATGAACGTGCTGTAGCATGCTACGACAATGTCCTCAAGGCAGCTCCCGCCCATTCCGAGACATGGTACCACAGGGGGATCTGCCTCTCCGGCCTCGGCAGGTATACAGAAGCGCTGAACTGTTATGAACATGTAACCGAACAAACAGGCGGAACGGGAGTCAGCTGGATAAACAACAATGTAGACCTCAGTCTTTTTGACAAAGATACAGCGGAAACACAAAAAGGAACGAAAGCAAGCATAAAGAAAACAAATCTCCTCCAGATGAAAGGTGATGCATATATGCACCTTGGACGGTTCCATGATGCATACGATTGCTATTCAAAGATCCTCGAAACACATCCGGAGAATATTGCCGTCTGGAGGAATATCTCGGAATGCCTGATTCGCACAGGTGAGAGCCAGAGAGTGGCAGAAGCGCTCAGGAAGGTTCTTGAGGCCTTTCCTAACGACCAGGGAGCTCTTGAAAAGAAAGGAATTGCCCACCTGAATACAGGGGAATATGAAAAGGCGCTCGAATGTTTTGATGCAATACTGAACGAGGATGAGACCAATATATTAGTCTGGGAGATGAGAGCTGAACTCCTCGCAGGCATGGGTATGGCGGAAGAGGCGCTGCAGAGCCTCGATCAGATCCTCGCGATATCCCCGGGCGACCAGAAATCCCTGCTGAAAAAAGCAGAGATTCTTTATGCGATGTCTCTTCCTGAAGAAGCAGCCGCATGCCTGGAACCGATTATCAATTCAGGAAAGATCAACCTGGTTGCCTGGAAATGCTACATCTCTATCCTTGAGACGACCGGAAGGCTTGAAGAAGCATTATCTGCGATTGCCGAGCTTGAATCGGCAGGACTTGAAGAGATTGGCCTGAAGACCCAGAAGGCGAGAATACTCGCGAATATTGGTGATATAGAGGGGTCTGCCCGTGAATATGAGGAAATAATCGGGGCGCACCCGGAACAGTCAGGCCTTGCCCTCATCCTTGGCCACGAGTTGGAGATTTTGGGAAGACACGAGGAGGCGGCGGCGGCCTTCGAGCACTTTGTAAGAGCCAACAGGGAAGATGCAGGAGGATGGAGAGAATTCGGCAGATCGCTTGGAAAGATCGGAGAATATGTAAAAGCTGCCAAATCATTTGAAAAGGCTGCAGCGTTCCGGCCCGAGGACAAGGGAATCCTGTTTGATCAGGCGATGCTTCTCCTTGAGATCGGTGAATATAAACAATCTGCCGACATATTCGATGCCCTCAGGGGCAATGACCCCGAGAATCCTGCTGTAAGGCGGGGAAGAGCCTTTGCACTGGCAGGGGCAAAAAAATACTCCGCAGCAAAAGAGGCATTTGAAGAATACTTTGAGAAAGCCAAAGAAAGCAGCGATAACGAAGCCAGAAAGGCCCTGGCTGAAGTATGTGAAAAAACAGGCGACTTCGACCTGGCCGCAGGGAATTATGCTGCTGTGCTTGAGGAGAACAAAGAGGATATTGACACATGGCTCAGACTAACGAATCTCCTCAGGTATATGAGCAGGTATGAAGACGTAATCGAGGCCACCGATAACATTGCCGAATTCGAACCTGAAAACATACCTGCACTTAAGATAAGAGGAGATGTCCTCTACAGGCTTGGAAGATACGAACAGGCATCAGAGACATTCCAAAAGGTTCTCGAACTTGATGATTCAAACAGATTATGCAGGATGATGTTTGCCGAATCGCTTATCGAATCGGGCAGATACAAGGAAGGCCTCCAGCAGTTCGGAATAGCTCTTGAAGGATCTGAAACCGACCCTGAAAGCTACTACCAGTGTGCAGTCGCCCAGGTTCACATGGGCGGATACGAGAAAGCAATAAAATTTGCAAACCGTGTTCTTGAAAAAGTTCCGAATCTTACCGGGGCTATACTTCTCAAGGCCCACGCCAGCGAAAGAATGGGTCAATTTGAAGAAGCCCTGGAACTTTACGAAGAAGCTCTCAGGATAGACAGCAAAAACCACGGCCTTTGG